The following are encoded in a window of Arthrobacter sp. OAP107 genomic DNA:
- a CDS encoding alpha-amylase family glycosyl hydrolase yields the protein MSTTATLATLSDSDRLADPNWWRQASVYQIYPRSFSDSNGDGLGDIKGITAKVPYLKTLGIDAVWLSPFYPSALADGGYDVDDYRNVDPKLGTLEDFDEMAAALHAAGIKLIADIVPNHSSDRHEWFEEALASPKGSPARDRYIFRDGKGPNGEFPPSDWDSVFGGSAWERITEPDGTPGQWYMHIFAKEQPDLNWANREIRDDFLKTLRFWSDRGVDGFRVDVAHALTKDLTEPLLSKLELSAANTGTDGFDDGSHPFWDRDEVHEVYAEWREVFNEYNPPRTAVAEAWVHATRRARYASPEGLGQAFNFDLLQADFDAEEFHEIITRNLAEAAATGASSTWVFSNHDVVRHATRYGLPKGSKGKHAKGQDGKDWLLAGGPEKDLDVELGRRRARAATLLMLALPGSAYLYQGEELGLQEVADIPESERQDPSFFRNRGVEVGRDGCRVPLPWSVEGTSFGFGDGGAHLPQPEWFSTYAVEAQDGTQGSTLELYRTALKLRRELQAAEELEWTETGNPDVLHFSRPGGWQSVTNFGDTAVDLPAGTVLVSSAPLEDGKLPANTTAWLR from the coding sequence TTGTCCACCACCGCCACGCTGGCAACCCTTTCCGATTCCGACCGTCTGGCCGATCCGAACTGGTGGCGCCAGGCGTCCGTCTACCAGATCTACCCCCGCAGCTTTTCCGACTCGAACGGCGACGGCCTGGGCGACATCAAAGGCATCACGGCCAAGGTCCCGTACCTGAAGACGCTCGGAATCGACGCCGTCTGGCTCAGCCCGTTCTACCCCTCGGCGCTCGCTGACGGCGGCTACGACGTGGATGACTACCGCAACGTGGACCCGAAGCTCGGCACGCTGGAGGATTTCGACGAGATGGCCGCCGCCCTCCACGCGGCCGGCATCAAGCTGATCGCGGACATCGTCCCGAACCACTCCTCGGACCGGCACGAATGGTTCGAGGAAGCCCTCGCCTCCCCGAAGGGTTCACCGGCCCGGGACCGTTACATCTTCCGGGACGGCAAGGGCCCCAACGGCGAATTCCCGCCGTCGGACTGGGACTCCGTCTTCGGCGGCTCCGCCTGGGAGCGCATCACCGAACCGGACGGCACCCCCGGCCAGTGGTACATGCACATCTTCGCCAAGGAACAGCCGGACCTGAACTGGGCCAACCGGGAAATCCGCGACGACTTCCTCAAGACCCTGCGCTTCTGGTCGGACCGCGGCGTGGACGGCTTCCGCGTTGACGTGGCGCACGCGCTCACCAAGGACCTCACCGAACCGCTGCTGTCCAAGCTGGAGCTGAGCGCCGCCAACACCGGCACGGACGGGTTCGACGACGGGTCGCACCCGTTCTGGGACCGCGACGAAGTGCACGAGGTCTACGCCGAATGGCGCGAAGTCTTCAACGAGTACAACCCGCCGCGCACCGCCGTGGCCGAGGCCTGGGTGCACGCCACCCGCCGGGCCCGCTACGCCAGCCCCGAGGGCCTGGGCCAGGCCTTCAACTTCGACCTCCTGCAGGCCGACTTCGACGCCGAGGAGTTCCACGAGATCATCACCCGCAACCTGGCCGAGGCGGCCGCCACCGGCGCCTCCTCCACCTGGGTCTTCTCCAACCACGACGTCGTCCGGCACGCCACCCGCTACGGCCTGCCCAAGGGCTCCAAGGGCAAGCACGCCAAGGGCCAGGACGGCAAGGACTGGCTGCTGGCCGGCGGTCCGGAAAAGGACCTCGACGTCGAACTCGGCCGGCGCCGCGCCCGCGCCGCCACGCTCCTGATGCTCGCGCTGCCAGGTTCCGCCTACCTGTACCAGGGCGAGGAACTGGGTCTGCAGGAAGTGGCCGACATCCCCGAATCCGAACGGCAAGACCCGTCATTCTTCCGCAACAGGGGAGTGGAGGTGGGCCGCGACGGCTGCCGTGTGCCCCTGCCGTGGTCCGTTGAAGGCACGTCCTTCGGGTTCGGCGACGGCGGCGCGCACCTGCCGCAGCCCGAGTGGTTCAGCACCTACGCCGTTGAGGCGCAGGACGGCACCCAGGGCTCCACGCTCGAGCTCTACCGCACGGCACTGAAGCTCCGCCGCGAGCTGCAGGCCGCCGAAGAGCTGGAATGGACCGAAACCGGGAACCCGGACGTCCTGCACTTCAGCCGCCCCGGTGGGTGGCAGTCCGTGACCAACTTCGGGGACACCGCCGTCGACCTTCCTGCGGGCACTGTGCTGGTGAGCAGCGCCCCGCTGGAAGACGGGAAGCTGCCGGCCAACACCACGGCCTGGCTGCGCTGA
- a CDS encoding extracellular solute-binding protein: protein MAKPTPLSRRALFKAAGLAGAAAVLPLAGCGSVPSRQNGVTTLRFMQNKPEVVAYFNQVIKDFEALNPDIRVIQDFNEGNFVPGLVRNDPPDVVTRGFAQATADFVRKGVFADLSDHPAAATIDPKIQDLVSSWGQYNGHETSALPFSLAAAGVIYNRDIFEAQGVSVPGTWNEFVAACGKFKAAGITPIYGTFKDSWTLGQGMFDYLAGGSLDVADFFAKLTAKGAAITEGAKESFTSNFGPVLPKMLELAAFSQKGATSKNYADGNAAFAKGQAAMYLQGPWALSQLVAANKDVRLGSFPLPATNNPADTKARVNVDMALSITRHTPNMSAARRFVSYLLDPSVVNAYNEKNAAFSPLREAPAVENPQITGLAASVREGRYYQGATTYFPPSVPLHNYIQSFVYGKNGEQFLSALDDEWRRVAERTAV from the coding sequence GTGGCCAAACCAACTCCGCTCAGCCGCCGCGCACTTTTCAAGGCTGCCGGGCTCGCCGGCGCAGCAGCCGTCCTTCCGCTGGCAGGCTGCGGTTCCGTTCCCAGCCGCCAGAACGGCGTCACCACGCTTCGCTTCATGCAGAACAAGCCCGAGGTGGTCGCCTACTTCAACCAGGTGATCAAGGACTTCGAAGCGCTCAACCCGGACATCCGAGTCATCCAGGATTTCAATGAAGGCAACTTCGTTCCCGGCCTGGTCCGCAACGACCCGCCCGACGTCGTGACCCGCGGCTTCGCGCAGGCCACCGCCGACTTCGTCCGCAAGGGCGTGTTCGCGGACCTTTCAGACCATCCGGCCGCCGCCACGATCGACCCCAAGATCCAGGACCTGGTCAGCTCATGGGGACAGTACAACGGGCACGAGACGAGCGCCCTCCCGTTTTCCCTGGCAGCCGCCGGGGTCATCTACAACCGCGACATCTTCGAGGCGCAGGGCGTCTCCGTCCCCGGCACGTGGAACGAGTTCGTCGCGGCCTGCGGGAAGTTCAAGGCCGCCGGCATCACCCCCATCTACGGCACGTTCAAGGACAGCTGGACCCTCGGCCAGGGCATGTTCGACTACCTCGCTGGCGGCTCCCTGGACGTCGCGGACTTCTTCGCGAAGCTCACCGCCAAGGGGGCCGCCATCACCGAAGGCGCCAAGGAATCGTTCACCAGCAACTTCGGCCCGGTCCTGCCCAAGATGCTCGAGCTGGCCGCCTTCTCGCAGAAGGGCGCCACGAGCAAGAACTATGCGGACGGCAATGCCGCATTCGCCAAGGGCCAGGCGGCCATGTACCTGCAGGGCCCGTGGGCGCTGTCCCAGCTGGTGGCCGCCAACAAGGACGTCCGGCTCGGCAGCTTCCCGCTGCCCGCCACGAACAACCCGGCCGACACCAAGGCCCGGGTCAACGTGGACATGGCGCTGTCCATCACCCGCCACACACCGAACATGTCCGCGGCACGCCGGTTCGTCAGCTACCTGCTGGACCCTTCCGTGGTGAACGCCTACAACGAGAAGAACGCGGCGTTCTCGCCGCTTAGGGAAGCTCCCGCCGTCGAAAATCCCCAGATCACCGGCCTCGCGGCCTCCGTGCGGGAGGGGCGGTACTACCAGGGGGCAACCACCTACTTCCCGCCGTCGGTGCCGCTGCACAACTACATCCAGTCCTTCGTGTACGGCAAGAACGGCGAGCAGTTCCTTTCCGCCCTCGACGACGAATGGCGCCGGGTGGCCGAGCGCACCGCGGTCTGA
- a CDS encoding sugar ABC transporter permease — protein MTTTSETAQAATPAAATVSPKPRQRTGRSKNRIDPAYYWMVVPVLALFAFFITLPALVGVFFSLTNYAGYGDWKFIGLSNYVNIFKDPAILQSYIFTFVFALTTTVVVNVVALAIALGLNARIKWRTGIRTVFFIPMVLSALVVSFVFNYLFSNTLPVIADSLGVTPLATSILADENYAWLAIVLVTVWQAAPGATIIYLAGLQSVPSEVYEAADLDGAGSFRQFASLTLPLILGYLVINVILGFKGFLGTYEIIVGLTGGGPGMATQSVAMRIFSGFTGGDYSYQMANAVIYFLITLLISVIQLRLIQRRGVSL, from the coding sequence ATGACGACAACCTCAGAGACGGCGCAGGCAGCCACGCCCGCAGCCGCAACTGTTTCCCCGAAACCCCGGCAGCGCACCGGCAGGTCCAAGAACAGGATCGATCCCGCGTACTACTGGATGGTGGTGCCGGTCCTGGCACTGTTCGCCTTCTTCATCACGCTGCCGGCACTCGTGGGCGTGTTCTTCAGCCTGACGAACTACGCCGGCTACGGTGACTGGAAGTTCATCGGACTGTCCAACTACGTCAACATCTTCAAAGACCCGGCCATCCTGCAGTCCTACATCTTCACGTTCGTGTTCGCCCTGACCACCACCGTGGTGGTCAATGTCGTGGCACTCGCGATCGCCCTCGGCCTGAATGCCAGGATCAAGTGGCGCACCGGCATCCGCACCGTCTTCTTCATCCCCATGGTGCTCTCGGCCCTGGTGGTGTCCTTCGTGTTCAATTACCTGTTCTCCAACACCCTGCCGGTGATCGCGGACAGCCTCGGCGTGACGCCGCTGGCCACGAGCATCCTGGCCGACGAGAACTACGCCTGGCTGGCCATTGTGCTGGTCACGGTCTGGCAGGCGGCCCCCGGCGCCACCATCATCTACCTGGCGGGGCTGCAGAGCGTCCCGTCCGAGGTGTATGAGGCCGCGGATCTCGACGGCGCCGGCAGCTTCCGGCAGTTCGCCAGCCTGACGCTGCCGCTCATCCTCGGATACCTCGTCATCAACGTGATCCTCGGCTTCAAGGGCTTCCTCGGTACCTATGAGATCATCGTGGGCCTCACCGGCGGCGGCCCCGGCATGGCCACCCAGTCCGTGGCCATGCGCATCTTCTCCGGCTTCACGGGCGGGGACTACTCCTACCAGATGGCGAACGCGGTCATCTACTTCCTGATCACCCTGCTGATCTCCGTCATCCAGCTGCGCCTCATCCAGCGCCGGGGGGTTTCACTCTGA
- a CDS encoding SDR family oxidoreductase — MTRIAIIGGHGKVALHLSALLTEQGHSVTSFIRNPDHAADVAATGASPSVLDVENSTTAEIAAALRNHDAVVWSAGAGGGNPARTYAVDRDAAIRSMDAAAEAGVGRYVMVSYFGAGPDHRVPEGHSFHAYAEAKATADEYLRSTELQWTVLGPGTLTEGPGNGLVDVNPEDASSGTQTSRANVALVAAAVLDLPGTAGRTIEFRDGTQPVAAALNALQ, encoded by the coding sequence ATGACCCGTATCGCAATCATCGGCGGCCACGGCAAGGTGGCCCTGCATCTGTCCGCCCTCCTCACGGAACAGGGGCACAGCGTCACGTCCTTCATCCGTAACCCGGACCACGCGGCGGACGTCGCCGCCACCGGTGCATCGCCGTCGGTCCTCGACGTTGAAAACTCGACGACGGCGGAGATCGCCGCCGCGCTCCGGAACCACGACGCCGTGGTCTGGTCAGCCGGCGCCGGGGGAGGGAACCCGGCCCGCACGTATGCGGTGGACAGGGACGCCGCCATCCGTTCCATGGACGCCGCCGCGGAGGCCGGTGTCGGACGCTATGTGATGGTGTCCTACTTCGGCGCCGGCCCGGACCACCGGGTTCCCGAAGGGCACAGCTTCCACGCCTACGCCGAGGCCAAGGCCACCGCTGACGAGTACCTCCGCAGCACCGAACTCCAGTGGACCGTCCTGGGCCCGGGGACGCTGACCGAGGGGCCGGGGAACGGGCTGGTCGATGTGAACCCCGAGGACGCGAGCTCCGGGACACAGACGTCGCGCGCCAATGTGGCTCTGGTCGCCGCCGCGGTGCTGGACCTGCCGGGAACCGCCGGCCGGACCATCGAGTTCCGCGACGGCACCCAGCCGGTGGCCGCCGCGCTGAACGCCCTGCAGTAG
- a CDS encoding carbohydrate ABC transporter permease: MTAFPLTTRRRSGNTGPSISPANPLRRKNRSGREGYKVNWWLTALMLVASLTVLLPLYFTVVMALKSPDQIGTGTGLEWPSTMNWENFGAAYVATNFPRAFMSTAFVTVLSVLGSLACSSLVAYAITRNWNRKFFRGSFVYLLSAMFIPFPVIILPLIKQTALLGLDNPGGVVFLHVLGGISFNTLLYIAFVRSIPVELEESARLDGATTWQVFRKIIFPLLAPMNATVGIFAFLGSWNDFLLPQMMIADPALQTLPVVQMLFQGEFNTNYSLAFASYLMAMAPTLVVYILAQRWVLSGVMRGAVK; this comes from the coding sequence ATGACAGCTTTTCCGCTAACCACCCGCCGCCGTTCAGGCAACACCGGCCCCTCAATCAGCCCGGCCAACCCGCTGCGCCGGAAGAACCGCTCCGGCCGGGAGGGCTACAAGGTCAACTGGTGGCTCACCGCGCTGATGCTGGTGGCCTCGCTGACCGTACTGCTCCCGCTGTACTTCACCGTGGTCATGGCCCTGAAGTCCCCGGACCAGATCGGTACGGGCACGGGTCTGGAATGGCCCAGCACCATGAACTGGGAAAACTTCGGCGCCGCCTACGTGGCAACGAACTTCCCGCGGGCGTTCATGTCGACGGCGTTCGTCACCGTACTCAGCGTGCTCGGTTCGCTGGCCTGCAGTTCGCTCGTGGCCTATGCCATCACCAGGAACTGGAACCGGAAATTCTTCCGGGGCTCCTTCGTGTACCTGCTCTCGGCGATGTTCATCCCGTTCCCGGTGATCATCCTGCCGCTCATCAAGCAGACGGCCCTCCTCGGCCTGGACAACCCGGGCGGCGTGGTGTTCCTGCACGTGCTGGGCGGGATCTCGTTCAACACGCTGCTGTACATCGCCTTCGTCCGCTCCATTCCCGTGGAGCTGGAGGAATCGGCACGGCTCGACGGTGCCACCACCTGGCAGGTGTTCCGCAAGATCATCTTCCCGCTGCTGGCCCCCATGAACGCCACTGTGGGCATCTTCGCCTTCCTCGGCTCATGGAACGACTTCCTGCTGCCGCAGATGATGATCGCCGACCCCGCCCTGCAGACCCTTCCCGTGGTGCAGATGCTCTTCCAGGGAGAGTTCAACACCAACTACAGCCTCGCGTTCGCCTCCTACCTGATGGCCATGGCACCCACCTTGGTGGTTTACATCCTCGCCCAGCGTTGGGTACTGTCCGGAGTCATGCGCGGGGCCGTCAAGTAG
- a CDS encoding Na+/H+ antiporter — translation MDQLALIIGLLLATVVAVGLGDRLRLPYPVLMLLLAVALTFIPGFPDIEIPPELILPIFLPPLLFATAQRSSWAVFRVRWRTLIMLAVGLVVVSTAVVAGAAWLMIPGIGIPAAIALGAMVAPPDPVAVESVAGRVHMPRRLITVLQSEGLFNDAAAIVIFQAAVAAAVGGTKIGPDVVLKFVVGAALAVVVGIGMGWLTSLITRLVASMVARSAVTLVVPFAAYILAEEFHASGVIAVVVTALEMQRHTRPQDAAERVTRTAFWDVVELLVTGLAFGLVGLEIQDVVRTEGAAIFGMTGTAVVVCVLVFAVRFLWLGLLAVSARKRKNLLQPTSAKEVLILTWCGMRGLATLALALALPVALADGTPFPARDQVLVTACAVLLATLVLPGLTLPWLMRVLNASQDGTEERDAARLLARRAQSAAVAALKDHELVKELPPEKVALVKVKMTRLHAELLDGSLRNESLAEKRERGRELAITVQTIALDAARQEVVAARSEPDMDPEVADRVLRQLDLRTMIMPE, via the coding sequence ATGGACCAGCTGGCACTCATCATCGGGCTCCTGCTCGCCACCGTGGTGGCCGTGGGCCTCGGGGACCGGCTGCGGCTGCCCTATCCGGTCCTGATGCTCCTGCTGGCCGTGGCCCTGACGTTCATCCCGGGCTTCCCGGACATCGAAATTCCGCCGGAGCTGATCCTGCCGATCTTCCTCCCGCCGCTGCTGTTCGCCACGGCGCAGCGGAGCTCCTGGGCCGTTTTCCGGGTCCGGTGGCGTACCCTTATCATGCTTGCCGTGGGACTGGTGGTCGTCTCGACGGCGGTGGTCGCCGGAGCCGCGTGGCTCATGATCCCGGGGATCGGCATCCCGGCCGCCATCGCGCTCGGGGCGATGGTGGCCCCGCCCGACCCTGTTGCGGTGGAGTCCGTTGCCGGCCGTGTGCACATGCCCCGGCGGCTGATCACTGTGCTGCAGAGCGAGGGGCTCTTCAACGACGCCGCCGCCATTGTCATCTTCCAGGCGGCCGTTGCCGCCGCCGTCGGGGGCACAAAAATAGGGCCCGACGTCGTCCTAAAGTTCGTGGTGGGAGCGGCACTTGCCGTCGTGGTCGGCATCGGAATGGGCTGGCTAACGTCGCTGATCACCCGGCTCGTCGCCTCCATGGTGGCCCGCAGCGCCGTGACCCTGGTGGTGCCCTTTGCCGCCTATATCCTGGCGGAGGAGTTCCACGCGTCCGGCGTCATCGCCGTCGTGGTCACGGCCCTGGAGATGCAGCGGCACACCCGTCCGCAGGACGCCGCCGAGCGGGTGACCCGGACCGCCTTCTGGGACGTGGTGGAGCTTCTGGTGACCGGGCTTGCCTTTGGGCTGGTGGGGCTCGAGATCCAGGACGTGGTCCGGACGGAAGGTGCCGCGATCTTCGGGATGACGGGGACCGCCGTCGTGGTCTGCGTCCTGGTCTTCGCTGTGCGGTTCCTCTGGCTGGGCCTGCTGGCTGTGTCTGCGCGGAAACGGAAGAACCTGCTGCAGCCGACCTCCGCGAAGGAGGTCCTGATCCTGACCTGGTGCGGCATGCGCGGGCTGGCCACCCTGGCCCTGGCGCTCGCCCTCCCGGTTGCGCTTGCCGACGGCACGCCCTTCCCTGCCCGTGACCAGGTGCTCGTCACTGCCTGTGCGGTGCTGCTGGCCACACTGGTGCTGCCCGGCCTGACGCTGCCCTGGCTGATGAGGGTCCTGAACGCGTCCCAGGACGGCACGGAGGAGCGTGACGCGGCCCGGCTCCTGGCCCGCCGTGCACAGTCGGCCGCCGTGGCCGCGCTGAAGGACCACGAGCTCGTGAAGGAGCTGCCGCCGGAGAAGGTGGCGCTGGTGAAGGTGAAGATGACCCGGCTCCATGCCGAACTGCTGGACGGCAGCCTCCGCAACGAGAGTCTGGCCGAGAAGCGTGAGCGCGGCCGGGAGCTGGCCATCACGGTCCAGACCATCGCCCTGGACGCCGCGCGGCAGGAAGTCGTGGCGGCCCGCAGCGAACCGGACATGGATCCCGAGGTGGCGGACAGGGTGCTGCGCCAGCTCGACCTGCGCACCATGATCATGCCGGAGTAG
- a CDS encoding aldo/keto reductase: MTEQTAAPYGRLLYGCMGLGGDWSTEPHEITDVEAAAEAIDAALDIGVTLFDHADIYRHGKAEAVFGEVLAGTSGLRERIQLQTKCGIRLNERGLETHYDLSADAIMERVNGSLERLRTDYVDILLLHRPDPLMDPAEVAAAVGKLMAEGKVRALGVSNMSAAQIEFLQDSLETPVVANQLELSLLKRDWLESTVLVNHPDAHSYSFPHGTLEYCARRGITLQAYGALARGHYTGNPPERPTPAESATAALLAEMAREKDTTMEAVLLGWLMKHPAGIAPVIGSANPDRIRACAGAARAAETMTRAEWYRLWVTARGSNIP, from the coding sequence ATGACTGAACAGACTGCAGCACCATACGGCCGGCTGCTCTACGGCTGCATGGGCCTGGGCGGTGACTGGTCGACCGAACCCCATGAAATCACCGACGTCGAGGCCGCGGCTGAGGCCATCGATGCGGCGCTGGACATCGGCGTCACGCTCTTTGACCACGCCGACATCTACCGGCACGGAAAGGCCGAAGCCGTCTTCGGCGAGGTCCTGGCCGGCACCAGCGGACTGCGCGAACGCATCCAGCTGCAGACCAAGTGCGGGATCCGGCTGAACGAGCGGGGGCTGGAGACACACTACGACCTGAGCGCGGACGCCATCATGGAGCGCGTGAACGGCAGTCTCGAGCGCCTGCGCACCGACTACGTTGACATCCTCCTGCTGCACCGCCCGGATCCCCTGATGGACCCCGCGGAGGTGGCCGCCGCCGTCGGGAAGCTGATGGCGGAAGGCAAGGTGCGGGCCCTGGGCGTGTCCAACATGTCAGCCGCCCAGATCGAGTTCCTGCAGGACAGCCTCGAGACCCCGGTGGTGGCCAACCAGCTCGAGCTCAGCCTGCTCAAGCGCGACTGGCTGGAGAGCACTGTCCTGGTAAACCATCCCGATGCCCATAGCTACAGCTTTCCGCACGGGACGCTGGAGTACTGCGCCCGGCGGGGGATCACGCTGCAGGCTTACGGCGCACTGGCCCGCGGCCACTACACCGGCAACCCGCCCGAACGGCCCACTCCGGCCGAGAGCGCCACGGCCGCGCTGCTGGCGGAGATGGCCCGGGAGAAGGACACCACCATGGAGGCGGTGCTGCTGGGCTGGCTCATGAAGCACCCGGCCGGGATCGCGCCGGTCATCGGTTCCGCCAACCCGGACCGGATCCGGGCCTGCGCCGGAGCCGCCCGGGCGGCCGAGACCATGACCCGGGCCGAGTGGTACCGGCTGTGGGTCACGGCCCGGGGAAGCAACATCCCTTAA
- a CDS encoding dihydrofolate reductase family protein: MARLIYSGLMSLDGYIADRNGNFDWAEPDAEVHSFVNELMRPVGTHLLGRRMYEVMAVWDHPEDFGEIPGYVRDFADIWKAADKVVFSRTLEDVSTARTRIEREFDADAVGRLKAEAGRDLAIGGADLAGAAIRAGLADEFQMFLSPVAVGGGKSFLPDDVRLRLELLEERRFGNGTVFLRYANRT, encoded by the coding sequence ATGGCCAGACTGATCTACTCGGGACTCATGTCTCTTGACGGTTACATCGCGGACCGGAACGGCAACTTCGACTGGGCCGAACCGGACGCAGAAGTGCATTCCTTCGTCAACGAGCTGATGCGGCCGGTGGGAACACACCTGCTCGGACGCCGGATGTACGAGGTGATGGCAGTCTGGGACCATCCGGAGGACTTCGGCGAGATACCCGGCTACGTCCGGGACTTCGCGGACATCTGGAAGGCGGCGGACAAGGTGGTTTTCTCCCGCACCCTGGAGGATGTGAGCACCGCCCGGACCAGGATCGAGCGGGAGTTCGACGCCGACGCCGTCGGACGGCTCAAGGCAGAGGCCGGCCGGGACCTGGCGATAGGTGGCGCCGACCTTGCCGGGGCGGCCATCCGGGCGGGACTGGCGGACGAGTTCCAGATGTTCCTCTCGCCCGTGGCAGTGGGCGGCGGCAAGAGCTTCCTTCCGGATGACGTCCGGCTGCGGCTTGAGCTGCTTGAGGAGCGCCGGTTCGGCAACGGCACGGTCTTCCTCCGCTACGCCAACCGGACGTGA
- a CDS encoding ROK family protein, producing the protein MSEMTQATPQLLRRVSAGAVLDFMRASGAVTVTEVIQATGLTRATAISVCEDLMERGWITELENQRAFGGYQKGRPARRFELNERAGYVLGMDVGFSKATVVVADLRGQALGRASQPFEIEDMSAEERVAVIDRAAAMALHSVGASPEAVLAVCAGIAAPVDRNGNILAAQRFWGLFDVGLKSALHKLHGWTVLLENDANLAALGDRWRGAAAGVDDVVVILASERFGSGVIEDGRLLHGSGGGAGELAHLDLVEGVGDTYGIASLARAWAAEALAGNAKTSLRDHAATGAEAEHVFTAAAAGDAEALKILDRLADRMARIIGSVATVINPELVVIGGAVANSAGVLLKPIAARLPDFTATPPRVAVSPLGDSIVTVGAVRRALDYVETNTLDLELNLPA; encoded by the coding sequence ATGTCCGAGATGACGCAGGCCACGCCCCAGCTGCTGCGCCGCGTGAGCGCCGGCGCGGTCCTGGATTTCATGCGCGCCTCGGGTGCGGTGACTGTTACCGAGGTCATCCAGGCCACCGGGCTGACCCGGGCCACCGCCATCTCCGTGTGCGAGGACCTCATGGAGCGCGGGTGGATCACCGAACTGGAGAACCAGCGTGCCTTTGGCGGATACCAGAAGGGACGGCCCGCCAGGCGGTTCGAACTCAACGAGCGTGCGGGCTACGTGCTGGGAATGGACGTGGGCTTCTCCAAGGCCACCGTGGTGGTCGCCGATCTTCGCGGCCAGGCGCTGGGGCGGGCCAGCCAGCCGTTTGAGATTGAGGACATGTCCGCCGAGGAACGCGTCGCGGTCATTGACCGGGCCGCCGCCATGGCCCTGCACAGCGTGGGCGCCTCTCCTGAAGCCGTGCTTGCGGTGTGTGCCGGCATCGCCGCCCCTGTGGACCGGAACGGCAACATCCTGGCGGCCCAGCGCTTCTGGGGGCTGTTCGACGTCGGCCTGAAGTCCGCGCTGCACAAGCTGCACGGGTGGACGGTGCTGCTGGAGAACGACGCCAACCTCGCCGCCCTCGGCGATCGGTGGCGTGGCGCGGCAGCGGGCGTGGACGACGTCGTCGTGATCCTGGCGAGTGAGCGCTTCGGTTCCGGCGTCATCGAAGACGGCCGCCTGCTGCACGGCAGCGGGGGCGGCGCGGGCGAGCTCGCGCACCTGGACCTGGTGGAGGGCGTGGGCGACACTTACGGCATCGCGTCGCTGGCGCGGGCCTGGGCTGCGGAAGCGCTGGCGGGCAACGCGAAGACGTCCCTCCGGGACCACGCGGCCACGGGGGCCGAGGCGGAACATGTCTTTACTGCTGCCGCCGCGGGTGATGCGGAGGCACTGAAGATCCTGGACCGGCTGGCCGACAGGATGGCCCGGATCATCGGCTCGGTGGCTACCGTGATCAACCCCGAGCTCGTGGTGATCGGCGGCGCCGTGGCCAACTCTGCCGGGGTCCTGCTCAAGCCCATTGCGGCGCGGCTGCCGGACTTCACGGCCACCCCGCCGCGGGTGGCGGTCTCACCGCTGGGCGATTCAATCGTTACCGTGGGCGCGGTCCGGCGGGCCCTGGACTACGTGGAGACGAACACCCTGGACCTGGAGCTCAACCTTCCGGCCTGA
- a CDS encoding HNH endonuclease family protein yields MAAITATVSSGLWVRSLSATAVAAGLLLTGLAVPAEAASYYSAPLRTAARALTVSPENNAGYDRTRYFGTWLDTNRDCQNTRAEVLLQEAKVAATYTTARRCTVRTGRWVTRWDNRTHTLASAVEIDHTVPVHEAWGSGARYWSQARRVAFYNDLGDGRSLNAQTAALNSAKQAKGPEAWMPPANKCEYIGNWIAVKIRWGLRVDSAEKAALVRWADSCPNVRISVTRA; encoded by the coding sequence GTGGCTGCCATCACTGCCACGGTCTCGTCCGGCCTCTGGGTCCGTTCGCTGTCCGCTACCGCCGTGGCCGCAGGCCTGCTGCTCACCGGACTGGCAGTCCCCGCCGAGGCCGCAAGCTACTATTCCGCGCCGCTGCGCACCGCCGCCCGCGCCCTCACGGTGTCCCCGGAGAACAATGCGGGGTATGACCGGACCCGCTACTTCGGCACTTGGCTGGATACCAACCGTGACTGCCAAAACACCAGGGCCGAGGTCCTGCTGCAGGAGGCTAAGGTGGCCGCCACGTACACCACCGCACGCCGGTGCACCGTGCGCACGGGCCGTTGGGTCACCAGGTGGGACAACCGCACGCACACCCTTGCGTCCGCCGTGGAGATCGACCACACCGTCCCTGTCCACGAGGCGTGGGGCTCGGGTGCCCGCTACTGGTCCCAGGCGCGGCGGGTGGCGTTCTACAACGACCTCGGCGACGGCCGGTCCCTGAACGCACAGACGGCGGCGCTGAACTCCGCCAAGCAGGCCAAGGGGCCGGAAGCGTGGATGCCACCGGCGAATAAGTGCGAATACATCGGCAACTGGATAGCCGTGAAGATCCGCTGGGGCCTGCGGGTGGACAGCGCCGAGAAGGCGGCCCTGGTCCGCTGGGCAGACTCCTGCCCGAACGTGCGCATCAGCGTCACCAGGGCGTAG